The Myxococcota bacterium genome has a segment encoding these proteins:
- the panB gene encoding 3-methyl-2-oxobutanoate hydroxymethyltransferase, whose translation MSTVTATSTREHRVTVRSLRTAKRSGRPVSMLTAYDHAFARIFDAAGIDVLLVGDSLGNVVQGQDTTLPVTLDEAIYHTRLVARAAARAMVVGDMPFGSYQVSPEDAVRNAIRMVKEGGAHAVKLEGGSPMLATTRRIVDAGIPVMGHVGLTPQSVHAMGGLRVQGRGDAGRSRVVEDAIAVQEAGAFAVVLEGIPSELAAEITRTLAIPTIGIGAGVGCDGQVLVMHDLLGLSDWTPSFVKQYANLGQLAAQAARAFADEVRNRKFPDEEHSYR comes from the coding sequence ATGTCGACCGTCACCGCCACGTCGACGCGCGAGCACCGCGTCACCGTCCGCTCGCTCCGCACCGCCAAGAGGAGTGGCCGCCCGGTCAGCATGCTGACCGCGTACGACCACGCCTTCGCCCGCATCTTCGACGCCGCGGGCATCGACGTGCTGCTCGTCGGCGACTCGCTCGGCAACGTCGTGCAGGGCCAGGACACGACGCTGCCGGTGACGCTCGACGAAGCGATCTACCACACGCGGCTCGTCGCGCGCGCCGCGGCGCGCGCGATGGTCGTCGGCGACATGCCCTTCGGCAGCTACCAGGTGAGCCCCGAGGACGCGGTCCGCAACGCCATCCGCATGGTGAAGGAGGGCGGCGCGCACGCCGTGAAGCTCGAGGGCGGGAGCCCGATGCTCGCGACCACGCGGCGCATCGTCGACGCCGGCATTCCCGTGATGGGGCACGTCGGATTGACGCCGCAGTCCGTGCACGCGATGGGCGGCCTGCGCGTGCAGGGGCGCGGCGACGCGGGGCGCTCGCGCGTCGTCGAGGACGCGATCGCCGTCCAGGAGGCGGGCGCGTTCGCGGTCGTGCTCGAGGGCATTCCGTCGGAGCTCGCCGCCGAGATCACGCGCACGCTCGCGATCCCGACGATCGGCATCGGCGCGGGCGTCGGCTGCGACGGCCAGGTGCTCGTGATGCACGACCTGCTCGGCCTGTCCGACTGGACGCCGAGCTTCGTCAAGCAGTACGCGAACCTCGGCCAGCTCGCGGCGCAGGCGGCGCGCGCGTTCGCG